The segment TCgcagagaaaaaataaaataaaattaaaaaatgagataATCTATCCAGGAAAAAGCTAAAATATTAGAatttgaagaagagaagagaaaatattCGTACCAGGGGCTATATATCCGTGCGACCCGACATAGCCAGACACCGTATACTCGTCGCCCAACCTATCAATCACTCTGGATACCCCAAAATCTGCAATTTTAGCTCCAAAATCTCCGTCCAGCAAGATGTTGCTGGATTTCACATCCCTGTGCAATATTGGAGGGAGGCAATCATGATGCATATAACTCAGCCCGCGAGCCGCGTCAAGAGCGATCTGATAACGTTTCGGCCATTGCAGCGGCGTTTGTGGGCCACCGTGCAGACGGTCGAATAGGCTGCCGTTGGGCATGAACTCGTATACCAACAGCTTAGAATTGGACTCTTCACTTGAAATGCAGCAGAGAAGCTTTAAAATGTTGTTGTGCCGGATAACCCCCAATGTATCAACCTCCACTTCCCCTCTTTTGTTATCTTCTTGCTCGCCTTTTCTCTTAAAGCTTCCCCATCTGGTCACGTTCCTGATCTTCTTAACGGCTACAGGTTGCCCGTTGTTGAGAATGACCTTGTAAACTTTTCCAGCACCTCCGGATCCAATCACGTTGGCCGCTTTCAAATTGTTGAGGATGTATATCTCGTCCACATCTGTCGAGTGGAATGGAGTTAATTTCCACGATGGCGTTCTGCTTGGCTTCCTCAGACGCGAACAACGTACATAAATGAAGCCCACGGTCACGGCTGCTATAATTAAAAGCATTACCAGAAATAGGGACAAAATCTTAGGTGACAACTTATGATGAGAGGAACACGGTCGTAGCATCAAATTCTGGCCTCCGCATAGCCTCGGATTTCCCAGAAACCCCTCCTTGAAAGCCATACTGTCTAGACCAGCCGGAATGCGTCCAGATAACTGATTGTTGGAGACATTAAAAACAGACAGCTTCAGGTTTCCTAAGTCGGGAGGAATTCCGCCAGAAAGCATATTGTTTGAGAGATCAAGATTGTTCATGATGTCGTTCAGAGCTGCAGGAATTTCGCCTGTAAGTCGATTGTGAGCCAAATTGAGCCAACTGAGTTTCTTTAGCAATGTTAGTTTTCTGGGAATTTCTCCTGAGAGAAAATTATGGTCCAGCTGGAGGATACTGAGCAAACTCAAGCGCCCGAGCTCATGGGGAATAGGGCCTAACAAACAGTTGTTGCTGGCTTCGAAAACTTGAAGATTTGTCAGCTGTCCAACTTGTGCAGGGATGCTTCCTTCGAACCGGTTGTTGCTTATCTCCAACCGACTCAGACTCTTCGCTTCGCCGATTGCAGCTGAAATCTGACCTTCAAACTTATTGTTGCTGAGAAACAATTTCTGGAGATTAGAAGCACCCCATAGTCCAGGAGGAATCTCGCCGTTCAGCTGGTTGTTGTCGATGTACAGAGTATCTAGAGAATTGCAGTTCTCAAAGGACGAAGGCATAGTACCATTGAACTTGTTTGAAGTGACAATAAAGCTGTAGAGGACGACTCCTCGACACAGATTCACTGGCAGAGGGCCTTCCAATTCGTTTCCCTCCAGATCAACAAGAGTGAGATTGGAGAATGTACCCAAACTCTGCGGCAACCATCCACTGAGCTTGTTGCCGAACAGCTTCAAATAGCTCAAGTAGCGCAGCTTTCCGAGCCCAGCAGGTATTTCTCCGGTCAGCCGATTGTTATACAAATGCAGAGAATTCAGATATGTGAGATTGGCGACTGCAGCTGGAATTGTGCCGTGAAGTTGATTGTCGCCAAAATCCAAACTGTACATGCTCCTCAGTTGGCCAATGTTGGCAGGAATTTGGCCAGACAAATTGTTGCCATAGAGGAACAAGTCAGTCAAATTTGAGAGAGCCATTAAACTGGTAGGGATCTCACCCGAGAGATGATTCAGCGACAAGTCCAACTCCTCCAGCTGGGTTAAATTGCCCAAGAAAGTCGGGATTCGGCCCAGAAGACTACAGTTTTGTAGCCATAACTGCTGCAGTTGCTTTAAATTGCCAAGCTCTGTGGGTAGCACACCAAGACGCAGAGGATTATTGTCAAACGTGAGGTTCTTCAGAGACTTCAGATTCCCGACAAAATTAGGGAATGGTCCACTCAAACTATTTTTGTGGAAGAAGAGAGCTTCGAGGTTTGGAAGCATTCCAAAGGCTGGAGGAATGGGGCCACTGAAAGCATTATGCGCCAAGTTCAACTCTCTCAACTCACTCAATTCAGAGATACGAGAGGGCAGCGTACCAGAAAACTTGTTACTCGACAAATCGAGCTTCTGCAAACGCTTGCATTGCAAGAGAGCAATGGGGAAGGGACCGCTGAAAGCATTATCTTGGAGAGTAAAGGCCGTGAGATTAGAAAGACCGCATATAGCGGAAGTGAGGTTGCCAGAAATGGAGGCTCCCGTGAGATCAACAGTGGTAACGGTGTTGAAAGTATTACAGGAGATTCCTTTCCAAGCGCATGGATTTTGGTGAGACTCATTCCAGTTCCTCAAAGCATTTCGGGTGTCCTTCCAATCTCCCCTTTTTATTTTAAGCAGAATTACACCATCATGCGAGAGAGAAGTGCAGCGAAGAAGCAAGAGTGAAAATGCATAAATGTAGCAAAAGAAAGTGAGAGCGCGGATGGGTATTATTGCTGCCATTATATCTATGTTTTACCAAAAGAAAAAGCTCTCCCTGGATACATGTCGGGAAAACTCTCAGATATAAGGCTCGTTCATGGACTGTTTTTCTCCGCAACTTCCTATGGAGGGCAGAAAAAATAAGATAGTGCGAAAAAGAAGAAAACGAAAAAGTGTGAATAGTTTAAGAAAGCCTAATGAAAAATTTGGTTAAAACATAGACCAAATGAACAAATCCTACTAATAAATTATGTGGGGTTTTAGCCTTGCTTTGAGGAAGAAAACACGTATTACTTGATATGGTTTGTCACTTCTTATTGTTAAGCTTTTGTCGAGTTCATGCACATGTGTACAAAGTGTCGATGTGTATGGAATTAAATTGATTTGTGGTGGGTCCGTGATTATCTTTTAGGAAGGTTCACGGAAATCGAGTGGGATGCTTAAGGTAAGAAGAGAAGTATAGTGCGAAAAGAAAGATGTGACTAAGCAGCCACTAGAATGAGAGGCGTATCAGACCCGCTACAAGTCTCTCTGCTAAGACTAGTCTGTCCACTACAAATTGTTCAAACGAGTCCACACCGCTATCACATATTTTACAAATGGATGAAAATGCTTCTAGAaggatatttatatattaatatattttatatatagtaAAATTTAACGTATGTAAGATATTAAAAATGATATAAGATTATTAATCTTTAATGAATATATTAAactatattatttattttgtattggattatattaatattaattataatataaaatataatacttaattaatataattttatattaatattaatataattttatattaattataacaTTATacttaatttaatataatattaaatttataatatttaataatattataaaattaaattaagtaatatattaatatttatttaaatattattatgatatttattattttgtttttgaatttgattgcatgagaatttttttgcatcaatgtttgggGTCATTCTCTTGATTCATTATCAAGATGATAGAGTACATAAGGAGAAGGAAAATGATAAGTTGAAAAATGATAAGTTTAAATTATACTAGTACAATAAATTTACGTAAAACTTATAaactaaagaaacaaattgataaaCCTACAATGCAAGTGAATAAATAaactataaataaaatataaaaattaagttAGAAAGTTAATAAATTTTTTAGAAAATAACATAAAAGAATTGAAGGATAAAAAATGCTAAAAGTTATTaaaaatgtgataaaaaatttAAGAAAGGAGAAAAAAAAGCTTCAAATAAGAGACTAagaaattacattaaaaaaaagactaattaaaatttttgaaaaactcaagataattagaaaataaataaaactaatttaaataaaatgcaaatttaagatacaaaaatgacaaaaaagtGAAAGCATGTAAATACAAAGAAAGTAAAAGCTAAAAGGGAAAtaatagaaaagaaagaaaattataatcataattttatatatagagagagaggggggttatTTTGCAATTTACTTATATTTAATGAAAGCAAGCAAATTAAATATAAGTAAATTACACTAAATGAAAGTAAGTGAAACTTAAGTATAAGGAAATTACAAAGAAAGTCAAAAAGTGAATATAAAGTTAAAAAGGAAATACATAGaaaattattatttaatgttaatataaaaaatatatattaatagtgTTTGGAATACaattagggatagggatagggatagggatagggatagtgTAAGAGAATATGATAAGGGTTATAATTAATATTAGGTATAAAATTAGAGTTTGGTTTTGATACAATTATAATTAAGGTTATTATTGGGATTATGGTTGGATGTATAAATAAGATTCaagttagcattagggttaaagtTGGGTTTTCTATTAGGGTTACATTTTGAGATACAAgtgaaattaaaatattttataaattagggttagagttagtgttatggTAAGGGTTTGGGTTACAATTAGaaatataattagatttagtattagGGTTATGGATATTGTTGGAGATAGAATTATGATTATGGTTATAGTTAGGGTTACATTTAGAGATTAAATTATGATTATGGGATTAATGAATAAGGGTTAGGGTGAGTGTTACAATTAGACTTACATTTGAATTACCGTTAGCTTTAAtattatggttagagttatggTTTGAGATGGAATAATAAATAGGGTTACAGTTAGGATTATAATTACAAATAGAATTATGGTAAATACATAAGACAtgaatcatggttatggttagataTAGGGTCAAAGGTATAATTAGATTAAGAATTAGGGTTGGGGTTGGTTTTAGGAGTAGAATTAGAGTTCTAGGTTTGGAtaggtttatggttatggttagtctTACATATAGAATTACAGTAAAGAAAATGGATGAATTAGAATTAAGGTTAGTGTTTCATAAGTAGCATCAATGTTAGGATTAGGATAATTATAATGATTAAGATCAGAGATAAGATTGgtgttaaggttaggattatgaaTAGGTTTTGGTTGTTGTAAAGGTAAGCTTTAGAATTAGTGTTAGGGTTGGTGTTTAGGTTAGCATTAGAATTAGGGTTTATGATAGGGTTATAATCAAGGTTAGGGGTTTGATTATGGTTGGAAATAAAATTATGATCAAGGTTACATTAGATATAGAATTAGGATTAAGACATTAGATGAATTAGTATTAGGGTCAAGTTAGGATTATAGTATGAAATTATGAAagtgtttaattatttaatcaatattttTACAATTTATATGAAATATGAGGGTATGTGAAAGATCATGGTAGGCCAAATTAGGCACTTAAGTGGCAATGAGAATttagaaaaatagaggaaaattgagatgaaaatttgaatgggttattaacataattttaaaaatatgtaagaacaaaatttatagaaaattgaatgtagtttctaagctaatagttgttttctaaaaaaaaattaaacctatttggtaaaaatttgaaatttaaatgcaGTATTACTAAATtttgaggaaaaagataaaaagTAGGTGTATGCCTAACCAACCTAAGtacaagaaaaaataaatatttttttatgacaCTTTCAATATAAGTAGAGGACTCATGCTCAGATGTGATgcacatttttttataattttttgctaagtaaataattagttatgatttttttactaaaaaaattataaaatataaaaactcgtatgtttgaccaccataacttggtcaaaaatatatgaaattcatttttttttgtatcttATAGTATGAAAATCTTGGAATTTTGTTTATCTTTTTTCAAAAAACGTTAaattgtttgaaagttatagatgtttttcaatcaccctatcaatcaggactttaaacataatgtatgtaaaaaatcaataataataatttattaagttCAAAATAAGGCATAATTTACATTGGTGGAAAGCTAACAATTTCCTTAAAAAAATCTTTTTGTTTCATTAATTTCAGGTAAAATAAAGTTGTCAACCACATGGATGAAATCTGGAAAACCACCTGGAAAACTTCTAAACGTAGTTTTTATGTTGACTGTCTAGGTTTCGCACATCAAAGCTAAATCCCAATGCAATCCTGaggggaaaatggagagaaaaataGATATTTGTTATTAACAACTATCCTTTTCCTAGCATCATTCTTGTGATGTCATGTTTTCCaaaacaaatatttattttgaaagtctagaaaaaaaaaattcagtaaaatgggcataacttttacaTTTCTcaaatcattattttttattttttataggtgttggaaaggtgatTAAGAGCTCTATGCAATGGAATGGGTACTGTTTATATATTAtgcattaaaatataattataattactTTAAATTgtcattcatttttgaaaaatcaaaagctCACAACTTCTGCATATGAATTCCCTCTTTCATTAATTTTTTGTGTAACAATTATCTTAGTATGTAACATTAAATgagtaattaataataaaaatttaggCATTTTACTAAGGAGTGTAATAAATTTTGATAAGCCATCATATCTCTCTTTGTTCCTTCCTCTACCTATCTCTCCTAAGATCGAAACCTATCACTCCACatctccctttctccctccctctcttttttgtccctatttatacatctctctctggACTTATCTCTCTTTATCTCAAGCTCTACATTTATATTTCTAGCTCTTCATCACTCCCTCCTCTATCTTAGTCTCTCTCCCTAAAATCTAGACTTGTCTCTCTACATCTCCCTCCCATCCTTAACAAAAAAAGTTAGAGGGGaggggagagatggagagggaagtatcaacaaagggagagggggagagagagaggataatTGGGGGagagagaatgtgtgtgtgtgtgtgtgtgtgtgtgtgagagagagagagagagagagagagagagagagagagagagagagagagttgggggtaattaggagGTAGGAGAagggggaaagtatcaacaaagagagagatggagagagaggagtaagagagaagtatcaaaaaagggagagggggagagaggttagagagagaggattttttggaggaagagagagagagagagagagagagagagagagagagagagagagttgggtatAATTAAAGGATAggatgagagggggagaggggaaagtatcaacaaagggagagaaggggagataaggagagaggtgaagagataaACAAAGAGAGAGTAATTAGGGTGAGGGGAAGgtgggggagagggaagtatcaataaaaggagagggggagaaaaGTGAGAGAGGGAGGGTAATTATGGggaagagataatgagagagagagacttaagggTAATTAGGGTATAAGAAGAGAGGGGGAGGAGCAAGTATCAACAaatggagagagtgagagatgtGGAGAGTGgtgaggagagagatagagagggtaattagggggatagagagatggggagagggaagtatcaacaaagggaaagagagagagagggtgattagGGGGATCTCTCCCTTTGTCGGTACTTCCCTctccccccacctctctctctctctctccctcattacCCTCTTTGGATCTCTCTCTTTGAACCTATCTCcccatctcttcttctctccctttgttgatacttgcccccctccccctctcctcctaccccctaattaccCCCATATCTCTCTTTCATTCTATCttcacacgcacacacacaccTCCCCCTCTCCCTTTACCCCCAATTCACTGTCTCATTATCTCttccccctaattaccctctctttcacacctctctctccctctccccctccaccAAATTACCCTCTCTAATTCTCTACCtatcatgctctctctctctctctctctctctctctaccttctctctatctctctcttcacctctctccccatTTCTCCTtatctccctttgttgatacttacctacctctcctcctaccccctaattaccccaactctctctctcattctctcttccccaattaccctttctctctaactctctccccccTCTACCCCTCccactccccctctctctctcattctctctttcCCCATAATcaccctctctctcacacacatctCTCTATCTCACCCACTGCCCCTAATTactctttatctctctcttgacctctctccccatctctccttctctccctttgttgatactttcccctctcccctctcctcctatcccctaattaccctctctttCTATAACTTCTCTCCTCTCCTTTTGTTGTACTTCCCTCTACCCCCTCACCCCTCTCCTTAattaccccatctctctctctctctctctctctctctctctctatatatatatatatatatacccacacacacacacacatatgtatatgtatatatgtatatatataaatatatataaatataaaaacacaACAAAGGAAGATGAGGAGAGAGGTCTAAGACAAAGAGAGGGTAATTGtggggaagagagaatgagagtgatatatatatatatatatatatatatatatatatatatatatatacatgcacatataaatatatatatatgtgtgtgtgtgtgtgtgtgtatacatatatacacatatatgcatttatatatgtgtatatatatatacacatatatatgcatatatacacatatatgcatttatatatgtgtatatatatatacacatatatatgcatatatacacatatatgcatttatatatgtgtatatatatatacacatatatatgcatatatacacagacatacatatatagacacacacacacacacatatcactctcattctctcttccccacaattaccccccctctctctctctcttagaccTCTCTCCTCATCTTCCTTTGTTGGTACTtttgtcccctctctctctccatccctagaAATAAAAGTCAAAGGGAAAAGATACTCCATAGACCTCATCAAGAACTCAGATCCAAATACAGCTAACACAAAACATCTAATTTAGAAAGATAATCAAGCTCTGTTACCAATAggggagagaggagagggataaaGATAGGTAGAAAAAATAAAGAGAGGGGAGAGGGATAAAGAtaggtagaaaaaataaatatatatagagagatatagatatgtataaagataaagataaggagagatataagggtgaagagagattgAGAGATAAAGAAAGGGTGAGATAGAAGTAGAAATATAGAGACATAGACATATCTAGAAAAGAGATAGAGACAcaaatatatagatatagatattaaggtctAGGAAGATCGGGGGAAAGAGAcacaaatgaagataaagggagagtgGGATGAATAGATATATAGAAataaagaggtaaagacaaagataaatatataaagagataggGAGGTATAGATAGAGAGGGGGACATAGAGTGATATACAAAAaggaagagatatagagatataaaggaagaggaagatggatagtgtagcatcataaattttcATCAATCCAATTTACACcacatgtttgtgcccctactttatccTATCCTATCATCATCCCCTTTCTAGGTTTGTTTGTACCTATTTTCTAGCTTTGAGGCCATGAATTGCCTTTTGTGAGTCCTACCATAGGATACCCACCCTCTTTGAGCATTTTTTTGGTCCTGATTGTGGTAGGACTAGGTGTGGAATGCCTTGGTCTTTTCCATGGTTCCCCAAAATGCCATGGTCCCACTTAATCTGGCCCCAATTGAAATAGGGTGGGGGCTATATCAttatgatcaggagatccttcttttcaaatcatttttctgTATCTTGCCTTGAGTGCATTTAGCTTCAGGTTTtgtaagtcctctttgtatcttatcCCATGAGTAGTTATCTTTGGTGCACAAGTCCAGAGCAGTTAGctctatctttgtaatcattttATATATAGTGGATATAATTTTGTGGGTaggtgctcactgtggtttttccttgtttgggttttctacatataaatcttggtgttcatatgGTGGATATGTGATTATGTGTAATTGTTTATATATGTTGGTGTAATTGTTTgttaagactgattcaccccccctctcagtccttcCTTGGGTTCAACAATATGTTGGGTAGGGGAGAGGGAGATTTTCCAACAAACCTAAGTTTAGATGAGGTGATTTGTCACCACTCGTTAATAAGTGAGaattagttggtccaaaccttttgtCTCTTCTAAAACATTTGGAACTATCACATCTAGCAAACACCATAGTCAATAATACTAGGTGAGACATTTTCTGGCATAGCAGCTATTACAACTCAAGTTGATCAAATGGTGTCTGATCATGTTGGAAGATATTTTTTGTGTCCAAAACATAGCCTTCCCGAGCCCTTTTTCTACATTATTGATTATGATCCTTGTGTTTGTGTTTATTTATGTACTCCCTTTGATATTAAACAAATGACTAATTTTGATACTATGCATTGCATGATTGTATTCCTCACAAGAAACTTGTTagattcatattattttatttattaggaGTATGTAATCCCTAGTGAATCTATATCAACACATGTGAGATGATGTCTCGGTAGACAATATAGGAGCTAGGGTGGAAAAGCTTCATAGGATGCAATGGGACACTAGGATATTCTAGCATATCCTATAACTCCTCATCTGTAGACATCGATTGATCCTACACCTGGGCCCCCTCATTATATGGTATTGCATGTTCCTACAGTCCCCCCAAGATATGTAGCATGATGCTACAACTCTCATTCACCACACGTCGCTTGATCAAGCTACTACACCTAATATTGGAGTTCGTCGAGGCATGTAAAGCACTCTTTTGTTCAATATAGATGTTGATTTGTCAATGTCATCTTCTAAGTTGAGTGAGATCAAGAGGGCCCTTGGGGCTGCAAATTGGGTATAAATGTCTATCTATATCACATGCTCAAGTTTGAAGGCTATATTGATTGTTCAATTATTCTAATTTAATTTGACTTTTGAATAATTATAAATTAGAGTAATATTTGGAGATTTGTAGTTTGTTGTTGATCTTATTCATCATCACGCAACTCAGGTATATTTTAAGGAAACTAGATCCATCTAGAGCTCATTTTGGACATGTTAATTTTTTACTAGTAATGCATAATTTTTTTAACAACTTGATATGTGTttgtatatagatgcagattgtGAAGACAAGTTAATTTATTTATTATGAAACATCCATTGAAACTACTATATGATGCTCATGCATCTTTATGTCTTCTTATATAGATACCCAATATTTTTTCCTACTCTAATAAAGACCAATAAAAAAA is part of the Cryptomeria japonica chromosome 10, Sugi_1.0, whole genome shotgun sequence genome and harbors:
- the LOC131071501 gene encoding receptor-like protein kinase HSL1; this translates as MAAIIPIRALTFFCYIYAFSLLLLRCTSLSHDGVILLKIKRGDWKDTRNALRNWNESHQNPCAWKGISCNTFNTVTTVDLTGASISGNLTSAICGLSNLTAFTLQDNAFSGPFPIALLQCKRLQKLDLSSNKFSGTLPSRISELSELRELNLAHNAFSGPIPPAFGMLPNLEALFFHKNSLSGPFPNFVGNLKSLKNLTFDNNPLRLGVLPTELGNLKQLQQLWLQNCSLLGRIPTFLGNLTQLEELDLSLNHLSGEIPTSLMALSNLTDLFLYGNNLSGQIPANIGQLRSMYSLDFGDNQLHGTIPAAVANLTYLNSLHLYNNRLTGEIPAGLGKLRYLSYLKLFGNKLSGWLPQSLGTFSNLTLVDLEGNELEGPLPVNLCRGVVLYSFIVTSNKFNGTMPSSFENCNSLDTLYIDNNQLNGEIPPGLWGASNLQKLFLSNNKFEGQISAAIGEAKSLSRLEISNNRFEGSIPAQVGQLTNLQVFEASNNCLLGPIPHELGRLSLLSILQLDHNFLSGEIPRKLTLLKKLSWLNLAHNRLTGEIPAALNDIMNNLDLSNNMLSGGIPPDLGNLKLSVFNVSNNQLSGRIPAGLDSMAFKEGFLGNPRLCGGQNLMLRPCSSHHKLSPKILSLFLVMLLIIAAVTVGFIYVRCSRLRKPSRTPSWKLTPFHSTDVDEIYILNNLKAANVIGSGGAGKVYKVILNNGQPVAVKKIRNVTRWGSFKRKGEQEDNKRGEVEVDTLGVIRHNNILKLLCCISSEESNSKLLVYEFMPNGSLFDRLHGGPQTPLQWPKRYQIALDAARGLSYMHHDCLPPILHRDVKSSNILLDGDFGAKIADFGVSRVIDRLGDEYTVSGYVGSHGYIAPEYVERLRVDEKSDVYSFGVVILELVSGRKATGEAEYGEGVDIVGWLCKTIWMGGENEVLDERIIEDNCIEQMLRVLRVGLVCTNREPKQRPCMRVVVEMLEKCGGENCKERRDKIEFEHLQRVSSKHSEGENEMIYFSH